The DNA window ACCTCCTGGACCGAGAGCGGCGTCGTCATGGGTCTGCGGCACCGCGACGCGGCCGTGGAGGGCGTGCAGTTCCACCCCGAGTCGGTCCTGACCGAGCACGGCCACCGCATGCTGGCCAACTGGCTGGCGCAGTGCGGGGACGCGGGCGCTGTCGACCGCTCAGCCGGGCTGGCGCCGGTGATCGGCCGAGGCTGACCGACGTGACCGCCGTCCGGCCGGAGAGCCGGAGTGCTCACCAGGAGCCCGAGGAGGCGCCGCCCCAGGGCGGCCCACGCTCCGACGAGACCATCACGCTGCGCGCCGACGAGACCATCCGGCTACGTGCCGACGAGACCATCCGGCTGCGCGCCGTCGCCACACCCCCCGGGGACTTCGCGCCGGGCGGTGACGACACCGTCCAGTTGCGGCTCCCGCCCGCCCCGCCGCCGGAGCCACCCGGCGGGGGCCGCGCCGAACGCCGCAGGGCGGCCCGTGAGCAGGCTCGCGGCCGGGGAGGCGGACCACCGGTCGGCCGGAGGCGGCGCAGGCCGCAGCGGGCCGCCACGGGCGCCGCGCGGGCCGTCAGACGAAGGAGCCGATCGGCGTCAAGCTGGTCCGTGCCACCGGCGAACTCTGCGTCACCTTCGGTGTCCTGCTGCTGCTCTTCGTCTCCTACCAGCTGTGGTGGACCAACGTCCGGGCCCACCAGGCGGCCGACGGCGCCGCCAACCGCCTGGAGCGGCAGTGGGACGACGGCAACTCCGGCGGCACCCGCGACCCCGACGACCCCCGCGACCCGGGCACCTTCGCCCCCGGCGAGGGGTTCGCCATCATCTGGATCCCCAAGCTCGACGTGAAGGCGCCCATAGCCGAGGGCACCGACAAGCACTCGGTGCTGGACAAGGGCATGGTCGGGCACTACACGGGCGCCCTGAAGACCGCGATGCCCTGGGACAAGACCGGCAACTTCGGGCTCGCCGCGCACCGCAACACCCACGGCGAACCGTTCCGCTACATCAACCAGCTGGCGGTGGGCGACAAGGTCGTGGTCGAGACGGCGCAGGCGTACTACACCTATGCGATCACCAGCGCGCTGCCGCAGACCCCGCCGTCGAACGTCAGCGTCATCCAACCGGTGCCGGTGGGTTCCGGATTCACCCGTCCGGGGAGGTACATCACGCTCACCACCTGCACCCCGGAGTTCTACTCCACGTACCGGCTGATCGTCTGGGGCAAAATGGTGGAGGAACGGCCGAGGAGCAAGGGCAAACCCGACGCTCTGGTCGGCTCGTAGGCGCGCGGAGGGGCATTGGCTGGACACCGTGGCAGGGGCCGGGGCGTAGCCGCGACGGCAGCGTCCTTCGTCGGCGAGCTGCTGATCACCTTCGGCGTGCTGCTGGGCCTCTTCGTGGCCTACTCACTCTGGTGGACCAACGTCCTGGCGGACCGCCAGGCCGACTCCGCGGCACACCATCTGCGCGAGGAGTGGACCCAGAAGCCCGCCGGCGGGGGCGACTCCAAGGCCGCCCCGCACCCGCGCAGCTTCGCCGCCGGCGACTCGGTCGGCTTTCTGCACATCCCCGCGATGGGCAAGGACTTCACGGTGCTGATCCGGATGGGCACCGACCCGGAGATCCTCAACGAGGCCGTGGCCGGCGTCTACCAGGAGCCCTACGCCGCCGCGATGCCCTGGGCCAAGGCCGGAAACTTCGCGCTCGCCGCGCACCGCGACGGCCATGGCGCCAAGTTCCACAACCTCGACAAGGTGCACCAGGGCGACTCCGTCGTCGTGGAGACCGCCGACACCTGGTACATCTACCGCGTCGACAGCACCCTGCCGCAGACCTCCAAGTACAACACCGGCGTGGTCGCCCCGATCCCCGAGGGGTCCGGCTACACCCGCCCCGGCCGGTACATCACCCTCACCACCTGCACGCCCGTCTACACCTCGCGCTACCGGATGGCCGTCTGGGGCACCCTGGTCCGCACTGCCCCCGTCGACGCCCAGCGCACCCTCCCGCCCGAGCTGCGCTGACCCCTCCCCGGGTGGGGCGGCGGCGCGTGGGTGATGACGCGCGCCCCGGATGGGCCACCATGCGCTGGGCCGGGCTCGTGACCTCGCGCCGCCGTGCGGCGTTGAGGAGTTCGAGTAGTACCCACCAGCCTGATCAGGGGGATCCCCATGACCCACGAAGCCGTCATCCTCGAATCGCGCACCATGCGCGACAGCCTCACCGAATGGACCCAAGCCCTCGACCGCGTCAAGGCCCTCCAGTTGCTGCCCGACGGTATGCATCTCACCACCCGTCTGGTGGCCGACTACTTCGAGGTGGGGGAGGAGGCCGTCAAGAGCATCGTCAAGCGGCACCGGGAGGAGTTGCGCAGTAACGGCTACCAGCTGTTGCAGGGCGATGAGCTGCATCGATACCTAAGGTCCAACATGGACCCTAGCCCTCTCCCGGGTCGCGGCCTGGCGCTCTTCCCCCGGCGGGCCGTGCTCAATGTGGCGATGCTGCTGCGCGACAGCGACGTGGCCCGGCAGGTCCGGTCCCAGCTGTTGGACCTGGCCGACGCGGCCCGGCCGTCGGCCGCGCTGGACGCGTATGTGGCGGAGCTCGCCCGCCGGGTCGCGGAGGAGGTCGTCCTGCGGCGCCTCCAGCCGCACGCCCGGGTGGTGGGTGCGATGAGCTGCCGGCTCGCGGATGTGGACACCGCACTCCGGGAGGTCCGTGGCCGGATGGACTCGCTCTGCACGCTCTGGGCACACCGTTCGGTCCAGGACCGCTCGCGTGGGCGGCGCTGCCGGTGAACGACGACGGAGGGCTGTGGATAAGTTATCCACAGCCCTCCGGTCGGGGGTCAGGGGCGGTCAGCCGCCGTTTCCGCCGAAGAACCCGGGGCCGCCTTCACCGCCGTTGTCACCGCCGCCGGGCTGCGTGACGAGGTTGACGGTGGAACCGGGATCGACCGGACTTCCGGGCCCGGGGTCACTGGAGGCCACCGTGGCATTGCTGTCCTGCGGCCCGTTGACCACCCTGCCCTGGAGGCCCCGCTGGGCGAGGGTGTCCAGCGCCTCCTGGAGCTTCATGCTCGCCACCACCGGCACCTGCACCTGCGAGGGCTGCTTGCCGACCACCAGGGTGATGGACGCACCCTTGGGCTGCGGGCCGACGGCCGACTGGCTGATCACCTTGCCGGCCATGTCCGCGTTCTCCTGCTCCTGCACCTGGACGTCGAAGCCCGCGTTCTTCAGGGTCTGCTCGGCGGTGTTGCGGTCCTGGCCGGTGAAGTCCTGGGCGTCGACCTTCTCCGGGGCCTTGCCGATGGTGATGTTGACCTTGGAGTTCTTGTCCGCCTTGGCCCCGTCCTTGGGCTGCTGGCTGATGACATTGCCCTGGTCGCCCTGGTTGTCGGTCTCCTTCTCGCTGACCTTGCCGAGTTGGAAGCCCTCCTCCTTGAGCCGCTGCTCCGCGGCCTTGGCGGTCAGCCCGCCGAGGTCGGGGACCTCGCCCTGCTCGGGGCCGGAGGAGAGGTGGACGGTGATGGTGCTGCCCGCTGCCAGGGTGGTGTCGGCGGCCTGGTCCTGGCGGCAGATGCTGCCCTTGGGCGCGGTGTCCACGGGGCAGGGGACCTTGTCGCCTTCCACCAGCTTGAAGTTGCCGCCGCTGTTGAGCAGCAGCTTCTCGGCCTCCGTGACGGAATGGCCGACCAGGCTGGGCACCCGGACGTCGTCGGCCTTGCCGTCGCCGTTGAAGAGCGCCTTGGCCACCAGGAAGGAGCCCACCAGGACCAGCACCGCCGCGATGGCGAGCACGATCCACGA is part of the Peterkaempfera bronchialis genome and encodes:
- a CDS encoding class E sortase, with translation MLFVSYQLWWTNVRAHQAADGAANRLERQWDDGNSGGTRDPDDPRDPGTFAPGEGFAIIWIPKLDVKAPIAEGTDKHSVLDKGMVGHYTGALKTAMPWDKTGNFGLAAHRNTHGEPFRYINQLAVGDKVVVETAQAYYTYAITSALPQTPPSNVSVIQPVPVGSGFTRPGRYITLTTCTPEFYSTYRLIVWGKMVEERPRSKGKPDALVGS
- a CDS encoding class E sortase; its protein translation is MAGHRGRGRGVAATAASFVGELLITFGVLLGLFVAYSLWWTNVLADRQADSAAHHLREEWTQKPAGGGDSKAAPHPRSFAAGDSVGFLHIPAMGKDFTVLIRMGTDPEILNEAVAGVYQEPYAAAMPWAKAGNFALAAHRDGHGAKFHNLDKVHQGDSVVVETADTWYIYRVDSTLPQTSKYNTGVVAPIPEGSGYTRPGRYITLTTCTPVYTSRYRMAVWGTLVRTAPVDAQRTLPPELR